The following are encoded in a window of Ruminiclostridium herbifermentans genomic DNA:
- a CDS encoding HypC/HybG/HupF family hydrogenase formation chaperone, with protein MCLGLPSKVLSIDGNTGTVEMMGVSNTVSIELLENVKVGDYVLVHAGCAIQVLDQEEALKTIEIFEDIRKMGI; from the coding sequence ATGTGTTTAGGTTTACCTTCAAAGGTATTGAGCATTGATGGAAATACAGGTACAGTTGAAATGATGGGGGTATCAAACACTGTTTCTATAGAACTTCTTGAAAATGTAAAAGTAGGAGATTACGTATTAGTCCACGCAGGGTGTGCTATTCAAGTACTTGATCAAGAAGAAGCTCTTAAAACTATAGAGATATTTGAAGATATCAGAAAAATGGGTATTTAA